In Isoptericola jiangsuensis, the following proteins share a genomic window:
- a CDS encoding GNAT family N-acetyltransferase, with protein sequence MAYRIEPATTERFDDVVTLLDPHGRVEACWCLHRRQAPGPPVGGPADWPTTWVVRCFVVRVGYRRRGVARALLRGAVEHARARGGHVVEGFPVEPEPGGRVPVGAAFVGTVPLFEAEGFENVGLTLATSGRLPRTHLRRDLRSRGAGR encoded by the coding sequence ATGGCCTACCGGATCGAGCCGGCCACCACGGAGCGGTTCGACGACGTCGTCACCCTGCTCGACCCACACGGCCGCGTGGAGGCGTGCTGGTGCCTGCACCGGCGCCAGGCGCCCGGCCCGCCCGTCGGCGGGCCGGCCGACTGGCCGACCACCTGGGTCGTGCGCTGCTTCGTCGTGCGGGTCGGGTACCGACGCCGCGGCGTCGCCCGTGCCCTGCTGCGCGGCGCCGTCGAGCACGCCCGCGCCCGCGGCGGGCACGTCGTCGAGGGGTTCCCCGTCGAGCCGGAGCCGGGTGGCCGGGTGCCCGTCGGCGCCGCGTTCGTCGGCACGGTCCCGCTGTTCGAGGCCGAGGGCTTCGAGAACGTCGGCCTGACCCTCGCCACCAGCGGCCGGCTGCCACGCACGCACCTGCGCCGCGACCTGCGATCCCGCGGCGCCGGCCGATGA
- a CDS encoding DUF998 domain-containing protein, with product MDETSRDAAQAPTFDTAAAVTRSLLGWGVVAGPLYLGVGLALALTRDGFDLAEHQLSLLMLGDGGWMQRANLALSGVLVLVAAVGVRRAADARRTRAAAWMVGVMAVGLLGSAAFPPDPMAGFPPGAAETTTVGGTLHLVLGLVTFGAAGAAALTFPARWSTLVGVVILAGFLGGAVLATSAAGVALLWVAVVASYAWLAAASVVLYRRVPHPDGTR from the coding sequence ATGGACGAGACATCCCGGGACGCCGCGCAGGCACCGACGTTCGACACCGCCGCCGCCGTGACCCGCTCCCTGCTCGGCTGGGGCGTCGTCGCGGGGCCGCTCTACCTCGGCGTCGGGCTCGCGCTCGCACTGACCCGCGACGGGTTCGACCTCGCCGAGCACCAGCTCAGCCTGCTGATGCTCGGCGACGGCGGCTGGATGCAGCGCGCCAACCTCGCCCTGTCCGGGGTGCTCGTCCTCGTCGCCGCCGTCGGGGTCCGACGGGCGGCCGACGCCCGCCGGACCCGCGCCGCCGCCTGGATGGTCGGCGTCATGGCGGTCGGCCTCCTCGGCAGCGCCGCCTTCCCGCCCGACCCGATGGCCGGGTTCCCGCCCGGAGCCGCCGAGACGACCACGGTGGGCGGCACGCTGCACCTCGTCCTCGGCCTCGTCACGTTCGGGGCGGCCGGCGCCGCCGCGCTGACGTTCCCCGCGCGGTGGTCCACACTCGTCGGCGTGGTGATCCTGGCGGGGTTCCTCGGCGGGGCCGTGCTCGCGACGTCCGCCGCGGGCGTCGCCCTGCTGTGGGTCGCCGTCGTCGCGTCGTACGCCTGGCTCGCTGCCGCCTCCGTCGTCCTGTACCGCCGGGTGCCGCACCCCGACGGCACCCGCTGA